In Mongoliitalea daihaiensis, one DNA window encodes the following:
- a CDS encoding HPF/RaiA family ribosome-associated protein: protein MNYTENYRGIKVDVQAPQIDVPAGLQEQIRKSIDKLLRFTPVINAVDIYLNISGTGKTAERTLGMRVGIPGPDVFSEEKAKDRWNTMLRAVVDKNVRQLQKGK, encoded by the coding sequence ATGAATTACACAGAAAATTACCGAGGAATTAAGGTAGATGTACAAGCGCCACAAATAGATGTGCCAGCGGGGCTACAAGAACAAATCAGAAAGTCAATTGATAAATTATTGAGATTTACACCTGTTATCAATGCAGTAGATATTTATCTAAATATCTCGGGTACAGGCAAAACAGCAGAAAGAACCTTAGGTATGCGCGTAGGTATTCCAGGTCCAGATGTATTCTCGGAAGAGAAGGCTAAAGATCGTTGGAACACCATGTTGAGAGCTGTAGTGGATAAAAATGTAAGGCAATTGCAGAAGGGG